TTAGGTCAAGATCAAAATAATCGAAAATGTACTAATAATAAACACGAAATagttacaaaattaaatatgtatgtatatgcaaACATTTATCACAATCGCTCACATTTTCTCAACTGTCACACTTCATATAACAAACGTGCACAACCGTTACTTAATTTTCTGTGCATTTGCACAATTTACGCACACAATTACCACGTGAAGAACCAAACCAACCCAACCATGCatgcaaaataaattaaaattaaaattaaaattaaaaaacctCTCAGTTGAACGCAGAACAATTTCGCCGGACCTCGCCGTCGACGCCGGTCCGCACGCCGATCCGGCCCATCCGCACCATCGAGTCGGCGAAGTCGGAGCGGAAGAAGGGCCCGAACAAGGGGCTGAGGGGGTCGAGGTACGAGTCGACGATGGCGCGCGTCGACGGGTCGGCGTAGAGCTGCGCGTCGGACTCGATGGCGGCGAAGCCCGACCGGATGTTGCGGAGGATCTGCGCGTCGAAGACGGTCTCGCTGCCGCGGTCAAGGGGGAGCCGGACGTTGACGTCGCCGCCCTGCGGGCACTGCGACTCGAGCTCCGGCAGGAACGACGGGTTGATGCTCGGGTCGgagccgccgcggccgccgaaGTTGTAGAGCCGGCTCTCCAGGAAGAAGCACGCCGTCGTCCCGATAGTGTGTGCAGCTGCAGTAAAATCCAATTTGCATtaaactaaaaactaaatttaaaaaataattattaaaaaatcaaaacatgTTTTTTATAAACTTGGTGTTTCATGAAACGGCTCAGAAATAATCATAGAgaatatcaaattatttattcttACTAAATTCTGAAATTCTGAAAATGGTGTACTAACTATCCACTAAATCTATTTAAAGAGTTTGGTACCACTAAGAAGTACTAGATCGTTCCCTGAGAGGCCCTTCGCCGCGAATTTCGCTTTTAAGACATCGATCGACTCGTGGACCTCCGGCATGTTGTCGGCGTCGGAGACGTTCGAAACCCGGCCGTCCCTCCTGCCGGTCGGGAGTTCGTAGAACGGTCCTCGGCTCTGTACCATAAATATAAGCGAAATATATTTAGTACCATACACTATATTCATTGAATCTGATCAGTATCAGTAGCATGCACTGTACCAAAAAAACAGAGTCACGAGCCGCGAGAGCTAAGATATCCGCACACGAGACGACGCCCGGGCACTGAGCCTCCAACTGCTCCTTGGCTCGGTCGATCACCTCGAACCCTCTCAACCCGGCGTGGTTCTGCGCGCTCTTCTCTAAATTTCCTGCTCCGGCCGGTTGTTGTATCAACACCGACCCGTCGCAACCCTACATTGGACTCGCACGGGCACGCGCACGCACGCGCACACGCATTCAAAATTAATGTGGCTTCATTCACAAAATTTTCGCTCGAAATTTTTGTATAAAGAAAAATACACGTACTTGAACGATGCAATCGTGGTAGTGGAGCCTGAGTAACGCGGCGAGAATGGTTACATCCGATTGAGCGAATTCTCTCACAACCGAGCTCACAATGGACTCGGCATTTGGGCACGAGTTGGAGTAGAAACCCACTTGGAGTTGGGCTAAGGAGACCCACTGGGGAGTGAGAGCCATGGCCAAAATATATGGCCAAAAAATGGATCTAAACGTTGTTGAAATCGCCATTGAAGGGGAGGTGTAAGTGGAAGTGATTGGGTTTAAGATACACAAAACAAAacgaagatgaggaagaggtgcacatatatatatatatatatatataaaagaattatAAATGTATGTGTCTTTTGCAATTATATGTACAGGGCTTTATTAATTGTGAGGTAAAAGAGAGCTAAGGGGAGGGGTTATGTACGTGTCACAATGTCGTAACATTGTTACCGGACCAAGTGTCGCTCGGTGGACCCGTTTGCGGAGTTGCATGTGTCCCCCTCTTTAATTTATGGGTTAGATTTGGTTTCatagattaaatttttcatTCGACTATTCGAAATTAATATGAAAAACAACAGTCACGTATTAactataaactaaaattttaatctgtACGTGAAATAAGAAGTTTTTATTAactaataatttaaagtttctagaataTGAGaggttgatttatattttcctGTCTCAGTTATGTTTCAAACCCGTTCCGTTGAATTGTCATTTATTATCATCCTCAGTTCAGTTTTAAGCTAATCTTCTTTGGCATAACAACAAGTGAAAAGTATAAGTGTAGTAaccaaattatttaatttgatttcatttgctttggtttggttttgttttgttttgttttttttattcaagGATGTGGTTGAGCCACCTTAAGATGTTATTATCAAAATGGGCTGTATGATTGTGACAATCTCTGAGGCACCGCAAACACTGTTAAATGTGGGATAAGGAGTGTGAGCTGTGATGAATCTGAGGCCCCATCCTTTTGCTCTATAAAAGCTTTACTATTTCGGTAGTAGTACCACACTCTCATTTATTGAACCCATGTTAGCTGTACCCAATTTGATGTAATGGAGCAGTAGAGCACATACATTTCATAGAGAAAATTACCTAGAAAGCTTTTTATTagaatgctctctctctctctctctcttaatcccTTTCTACTTCCAATTGTGACTTTTATGTtagaataaactttaaataccatctctttagtttcgtactttttaaCTTTAGAGCTCTATAATTTAacatgtatcaatttagtacactataattttatttttcactttattagtgttactttatataaatatttctttgtACAGGAGATTATGCATTCCTTATATTAGTGTATACTATATTAGTTTTCTTACCAATTCACAACTCACCATGTATTAGCTTGATCTTTGTTTATATAAAGAggtcttttgtaatttattaaatcagaaagaaatatattttcttctccaattatTCTTTGTTTCAATTAGaatggactctctctctctctctctctctctctctcttaatcctTTTCTACTTCCAATTGTGACTTttattttagggtaaacttcaaatgccatcTCTTTAGTGtcgcacattttttttttttagtactctataatttaacatgtattaatttagtactctatggtttcatttttctcttttcgtcagctcttcgttaacttttcgttaaattatatataaaaaactttagatatccgaccgatagtttatcgaatattcactttagtatcctttagttttaactctgtcactgatttaacgaaaaaaattaatagagaggataataaaaagaaaaaaataaaatcataggctATGAAAgttatacattttaaaccatagggtactaaagtgagaaaatgcaaaaccacatgagtggtatttgaagtttttttttattttatgattaaTTTCAAATAGCTCcatgtaaatatatcgaataataTATTCCTGTAAAAGTCCAgttatattcatatttgtccctcTGATTTATTACTGTCAGAGTATTGCTTATTTTTTAACGGAagataagtgaaaaaaaattttgtcatcacaaatatattccttcaaaaattcaaattattagaattatacAGACATATCCTCCCAAAAATTCCGAAcggtcatcttttttttttttttttctaccatcCCAAATAATATAAAGGGGTAAAAAAGaatcaatttatcttattcattAACTAGCATTAAGTATTTTACCAATGATTAACCATATTTTTCTAAAGAATTTTAACAGcaggagtatatttaaaaacgtTAGgatttttacagaaataaatataaaaagctaAACTTTGCAAAAGTATATTTagtattcgatatgtttacgtTAACCTGTACGCAATTAACCCTTTATTTTATTCAACTTAAATAgtcaaataagaaaatttaaaaattaataataaaaaagtcaaTCAAAAACAAAGGTGAGAGAGCACCATTTCAAAAAGGCCTATAACTGAGGGATCTTCATATATTCTGCAGGGGCCATTATACATAGTTCTATTGGGAGTTCCCAATGGAATTTTTGCTCCACTTTTGTATCATCTCCTCCTAATggaattaaataattaatgtgaggtagttttgtttgttttatccCTTTTGTTCTTTGTTCCAAGAGAGAATTTGGGTGGTGGATCAAAGCACATTTATGGAAACAGTGAGGCTCCTCCCCCTTGGACTTATTATCTTAAAATACAAAAGGTAAAgataaaaagagaaagggaaaaaaaaaaaaaaaggcacatcCTATTTATTATTTCCCCATCCTAGCAAGTAACATATTCTAAATTGCTTCAATGGAGTGGTTGAGATCACTATGAATGGATCATAAGAGATGTTAATAAGCAATAAGAGGAGCCTTGTGTGTTTTCCTACACTTGGATATATTTAGCTAAAAGGAGATACTATGATATCATAAGGATTCTTCTTCACCAAGCTTTTTTATCTTATGTGGTATATGAGATGTAGACTAAAATAAAAAGGCCCCACACTGTGTTCACCAATTCACATTGttgtttaacttttttttttttttttttttttttttttttcctaaaatgcATATAACCCTCTCAGTATATCATATATTGTACTTTatctttttgtataaaaaagtaTACACTTAAATCTCCATCAAAGGGAAACCAAAATAGCTCTCTCTTATTTATAGTGTTGAAAGAGGATAAATGCTAacgacataaatttttaaaaagattaagTGTATAATGCATTTTTCAATCTGGAAAATTTAGTGCAATATGTGATATATTGAGGAGCGTATAGTAGTACATTTtagctttttctcttttttggagCTCTTAATTAAGCTTTAGCTTTTAGGCATTTTAACGGGCCTCTGGGTCGAGGATTATTAGGATTGTTAATGGGCTGGGCCACAAATCTGTTAACAGTGTTGTGTTGTTTTGAGTGATTAGATTGGATTTGGGGCCTGTATTATGTTTCGACAAGTACTACAATATCATTTTGAAGAGTAATTACTTAGATTAATTGTTTtctccctcaaaaaaaaaaaaaaaaaaaaaaaaaaaaaaaaaaaaaaactgcatcaAACCACCTTTAACCTTTAAAACGATATTTGTGACAAAGGGTTGTCTAGGTTTGGAACATCGACAACGGTAATTGGATAACCGAAATAGTAGCTTGTTAGCGGGTTACTTGAGAGGGCAGGAACAGTATAATTTTTCGGAAGGCGTGTTGGACCCTCTCCTAGTAGTCTATAAGATCAAACAGCTGATGAATCTTTAGAAGCAGGCCCTCTCAGCTAATAGgtgttagggtttttttttttgttgccttATCCATATAGTTTAATTCATCTCTCCATTTGTTGGAGCAGATAGTATAAaatcttttttcaaaaacaattaaataataataataataataatagtaaggaAGAAATTGTGAATTAGAGAAGGCCCAAGGGTGAATGCAAAGGGAAGTGAGGCACCACCAAACCCACACTCTCTTTCCTCatctccctcttctcctccacctcACTCTTCTCTTGCTTCTGAGAAAAATTGAGCTTCTCCACCTCtatcttctgctgctgctgctgctgctgctgcttttgaTCTGATCATCACGGGTGCAACTTTGCAATGGACTAGTAAGTAAGAGACACtaagaccctttttttttttcccattttttccTAGCTGTTTCTTTTAAGCTGTTTTTCTACAAGCTGGTTTTTGGTGGCTTTTTTATActgaagctatatatatatatatatatatatactttatttgGAAATGGGATTTGTCTACTGTTTGGGTTACTTGGTGGCCAAGGAGAAGAAGCACAAGAGAGTCAAAAAGGCACatgttctttttcattttttacaaaaaaaaacaattttaattttttaatggaGGAGAGTAGTGGAAAGTAACTGGATGGAAAAAGCTAACATAGGGCTAGTCCAGCTGCCTTCTTTGACGGGCCTAAGTCAATtccagtaaaaaaaatattggaaaaacttcaaaaaatcattatgtggtttcgtagtttctcattttatcCTTCTGTggtttaaatatatcaaattgcccctctgtgactttatttttatcttttcggtagctttttcgttaatatttcattaaattatatacaaaaaacttcaaatacccatctagatttatcaaatattcattttagtatcctttaattttaactttatcactgatttaagaaaaaaaaataaaattgataagaaaaagagaaaaaaaaaccacaagggaataaattgatacattttaaaccaaaggggggcaaagtgagaaactacgaaaccacaaggatgggtttttgaagtttccccaaaAATATTTGTGAGCAATCTTCATATGGATCCGTActgttgatttttatttttttttggatagaaatatatagaacttatctgaGCTGCGAACGATTTTGAATTAGCTATTCAACTTTTcaagcatttatttttattattcaatcttttaatttgtttgatttagcATAGCTAACGGTACtctaacttaaaattttaaactaattacttaatttattaaatttatagttacaaaaaTTGTATGAATTATACTAgttaaatctgtaaagataaatgacgtatttaaattttgaagtcaaaaaattattttctgattcaaatcaaacaaataaaaaaattagttaataaagttaaaattttatattcagaGCTCACGGGCGcatatatttttagtttgaaaGGATCAGTACCTAGTTTGGAGTGCCTTTCAATTGCTCTAGATAATAGCCGGTGTATATTTTGTGATGTATATTGTAAAGGGTTtcatggttggtatccgaagtaccaagttcgaattttagttgattcatattttcagctaaatttatttttatatgaaataaacgaaccggatagcgtgctacatatctctcaaaagatatatatatttaatggttaaacaaaaatatacatTTAATGGGTAAACCcggataagaataaaaattatgcgatccctcttttttttttttcgtttgaaTTGTAAGACACAAAATGATTGTGTGCatgaaaggaaaataaaaacttaGCGCGCCAACATAACAACTACTATTATAGTGCATGTGTGgtcaacacaaaaaaaaaattaatgtgcactaagaaaattataaatcatatgATAAGGGTGTTTATAGGTGCCACGTTTCCTTAACTTACAATCTTTATTGCAGGACGATTTacgattattttttatttgaaattttttttttttcattaattggtTGGAGAGTTGGATTTGAACGAAGAGCATCCGAGCCATCCTCTTGTGATCTTGCAAGTTAGAGCGAGGAGtttctcattaatttttttttgcataacaCTTACTACAAAGATGTTGTTCTCTATTTCATAACAGCagtaacccttttttttttcat
The nucleotide sequence above comes from Ananas comosus cultivar F153 linkage group 17, ASM154086v1, whole genome shotgun sequence. Encoded proteins:
- the LOC109722868 gene encoding peroxidase 43-like, giving the protein MAISTTFRSIFWPYILAMALTPQWVSLAQLQVGFYSNSCPNAESIVSSVVREFAQSDVTILAALLRLHYHDCIVQGCDGSVLIQQPAGAGNLEKSAQNHAGLRGFEVIDRAKEQLEAQCPGVVSCADILALAARDSVFLSRGPFYELPTGRRDGRVSNVSDADNMPEVHESIDVLKAKFAAKGLSGNDLVLLSAAHTIGTTACFFLESRLYNFGGRGGSDPSINPSFLPELESQCPQGGDVNVRLPLDRGSETVFDAQILRNIRSGFAAIESDAQLYADPSTRAIVDSYLDPLSPLFGPFFRSDFADSMVRMGRIGVRTGVDGEVRRNCSAFN